CTAGGTCGGCTAGTGTCGCTGAGCTGGTAGACGTGTGGATTGCTTGAACCTGGGGTCGAGCTTCCTATTTTGTTTGGACTGGTTTTAGACCAGCGTTGTAGCATTGCCGAGCTTCTTGATGGTCGGCGTACACCGTAGCGATCTTGTTTTCCTGCACTGGAAACTTGACACACAGATGTAATGTGGACACCACTTCCCTGAATATGTTCAGGGCAGGTCTCCCGAGTATAATATTGTAAGGGCTGTAACAGTTTACTATTAAGTATTGAATATCAATTGACTTTGACATAGGGATTTCTCCCATTGTGGTCTTTAGCCATATGTGTCCCATGATGGGGACTCTCTCTCCGGAGAACCCAATTAGCTCTCCGGAGGAGGGTTGTATCAATTTTTCTGATAATTTCATTTTTGTAAAGGTAGAGTAAAATAAAACATCAGCACTACTACCTGGGTCCAACAATGTTTTTCTTACCAACAGTTCTCCGACCTGGATGGAAATTACCACTGGGTCGTCGAGGTTAGGGCTTGCTGATTTGAAGTCTGCTCGGTTAAAGGATATTGTGACGTCTGGTTCTTTGTCCTTCCTTGGTTGTATGGTTCCTTCGATTGCTAGCATCGCTCTGAAGCTTCGCTTCCTTACCGAGCTTGTTTCTCCTCCGCTTGTGAATCCCCCCCGATATGTGGTTAATGACTCCTCTTGGTGGATCAGGAGTCGTCCTCTCTTTTTTGTCGTCGGCCTTTGCTTGCTTGTGCTCTACCCTGTCCGAGTTTCCTCCTCTGCCCTTCTGGGTCTCGATATATTTGTCCAAGAGCCCTTGGCGTGCCAGCCTTTTCAGGAGGTCCTTCGTGACTATGCAGTCGTCCGTGGTGTGTCCAAACTTCCGATGGAAAGCACAATGCTTTGTCCTATCCGCGAACCTTTGATCCTGGTAATTTCCCGCTCGAGCTGGTGGCCTTATGATTTTGGCGTTGAGGATTTCTCTGATGATGTTTTCTCTTCTGGTATTGAATCTGGTGTATGTGTTGTATTTTGACGTGGGCTTGGAAGGTTTCTTAGTGTCTCTGCTACCAGgcgatctaaaaattttttcttcatctCTCCGATGTGGTTGTTTGTCCGATTTTTGGGCTTCTCGGAGTTCTTCGATCTCCATTTGACCTGTTGCCCTTTCTCGGAATTCCTCTAGCATTTTTGGCTTTGTTATGGCAATGGTCTCCCGAAATTTGCCGGGCCTGAGGCCGGCCTTGAGGGCGTGCAGGTGGACGGCCGGGTCTAAGTCCTGGATCTCCATAGTGGCGTCAGCGAATCTGGTCATGTTGTCCTTCAGGCTTTCGTGCTGACCTTGCTTAATGGTGCTGAGGTAGTCTGAGCCATGTACGTAGATTCTTGAAGCGGCAAAGTAATCAATGAATGATCTGGCAAGATCTTCAAAGGAGGAAATTGAACCTTCAGGAAGTTTAGAGAACCAGAGTAATGCAGCACCGTCGAGGTAGGTAGGGAATGCTCGGCAGAGGACGGGCTCATTCTTAGGGCCGTTGAAAAACAACATCGATTGAAACTTCTTTACGTGGGCTCGAGGGTCGCCGAACCCCTTGTACGGCTCCAGTGCGGTAGGCAGAGTAAAGTTTTTTGGCATCTGGTAATTTGTGATCTCTTCGGAGAAGGGATTGTCAAGGGTGAGCTTCTTCTTTGGCGGGATGATGTTTAGAGGATCTGTAGCACCTTGAGCCGAGCTTTTGGAGCTTTCTCCATTGTTCTGTGTAGACAGCTCAGCTATTCTTCGTACTTTTGCCTGAAGCTCGGTGATTCGAGCCAGGAGGTCATCCTGTGAGAGTTGTGGACTTTTCTTGTCAGCCATGTTCGAGGATCGGGAATCCTGCAAAATAGAGTAGAAGACTGAACAAAGGAAAAAATGGGGTTAGATGTATTCtgccccacggtgggcgccaagTGATTCGTCCGAACACTGGGTAGGCCGAGCTTAAGCACTTCCGAGCAAGTCGTCAACCGGGAGGAAGAGCTTTACGTCGGTCAAGGTCAAACACCGCGGCGGGAATACCTGCAAAAgatactccgacgctcaagttagtAATAATCtcagagaagagagagagagagtaattAAGTGAGAGTGAAATAAGTGAATATGAGAACTGATAGTGGAACCTGCCTTAGCCGAGAGTATTAGTCCGGCTTTATAGAGATTGTTTTACCGCTTTCATGTGGATAAGTCTAGAGAATGAAAGTCCatgaggggttatcctcatgattttatcattggtgatccctctcaaggTGTAACAACAAGATCCTCAACCAAAAGGCAATCCGAACCAAGCAATCTTGCACTCTTGTCACAAATGGAGCCCAACAATGTGAAATAAGTTCTTGAAGATCCATCATGAGTCAAAGACATGCAAGAAGAGCTTGCTCAATTCGAcaagaatgaggtttggacactagtactttatccggatggtaagaaggtaacgAGTACTAAGTgggtttttaaaaataaacttggtgaggatggataagttgttcgtaacaaggctagattagtggcccaaggttacgatcaagaagagggtatagattttgatgagtcttttgctccggtagctagaatggaagcaattaggttgcttcttgcctatgctgcccataagggttttaaaatgtttcaaatggataTAAAATGTGCTTTTtttaatggctttattgatagagaagtgttTGTGGCACAACCCCCAATTTTGAAGATAAAGAATTTTCAAACCATGTTTTCAAACTCTCCaaggctctttatggtcttagacaagcaccaagagcttggtatgaaaggcttagtaccttcttgttggaaaatcaatttcaaaggaGTACCACTGatactactttatttattaaagcatctaatgatgatattctcctagttcaagtttatgtggatgacattgtgtttggatcggccaatgagaccttgtgtgaagagtttggaaaactcatgactagtgagtttgaaatgagtttaatgggagagctaactttctttcttggcctccaaattaaacaaacttctagtggtacttttattcaccaagaaaaatatgcactaGAACTAATCAAGAAATTTGGCCTAGAAAATTCTAAACCTATGGGAACACCAATGCATCCTAACACTAAACTTGAAAATGATAATAATGAAaaagatgtggatgaaacaaggtatagaggaatgattgcTTCACTCATGTATCTAACCTCCTCTAGACTggatattgttcaaagtgtgggtgtatgctcaaggtttcaatctcacccaaaagaatcccatCTTTCAACCGTTAAGCGCATCATTAGATATATTAAGGGAACTAGTGATTATGGTTTATGGTATCCAAAGtctgatgatttttgtgcagtagggttttgtgatgcagattatgcaggAGATAGGGTGGATAGAAGAAGCACAtccggcatgtgttgcttccttaggagatcactcaacatgtggtcaagcaaaaaAAAGCAACCGTGGCCCTATCCACagctgaagctgaatatatTTCTGCATCTGGATGTTGTTctcaattaatttggttaaaaacgtagttggaagattacaaattaaagatcaatagtatacccttattttgtgataacatgagtgctataaacatttcaaaaaatcatgTTCTACACTCAAGAACCaagcacattgaaattaaatatcatttcattagagaacatgtgcaaaagggtactattgatattcaatttgtaaaatctgaagaccAACTTGCTGACATATTTACAAAATCCCTCTGTGAAGACATATTCTGCTCGTTAAGAAAAAATTTAGGAATGATTGATTTAAGTTCTATTGATAACTTGTGAAATTTCTGATTCTGCTCAGTTTTGTCTCGTAGGAATGAAGGAGATAAAAATCAAGTGTGTTGAGAGTGCTATGATCAAGGGGGAGACAGTGCAGAAATAAACTCTTATAGGCCCTACCAAATTTCTTTGACCCCACCATGACCGTTTTGTTAGTTTCTCTTTGTGTAAATCACAATATCTTTTTGTTATCTCATCAAATCTTGTTGGAAGTGGTTATTGTCAAATCAGAtctttctttttcatctaaTCCCTTGATTCTAGGAGACTACTTTTCAgtttatttcaaataaaagagaaactTCCTTGGTTAATAACCGCCCATCAATGGTCATTTAACTCCCTCAAACTCTCTCTCCACTCTACTTTTAATGCCCTTAACCTCCTCTCTCTCCCTCACTCAATTCggttctcttcatcttctccctctccacttttccattttcattatcatgaaaaagaaaaccgcACCAAGGAAAAGTGAACGGCTTCTATTCTCCCAAAAACCTACCACACCTCAAACTCACACTCACATACACATTCATTCAATTTCATCATCCTCTCCCTCACCTCCTACCAAGAAACCCGAGTCCATGAGGCGAAAAATAATTGCCCAGAAATCCTCTGGAAGGAAGAAAAGTGGAAAGAACAAGGAACCAAgcattgaagaagaagaggagtcACACACATCACCTCATCCCTCATCACCAAAAAGGGCAACACCACATGCATCCAGAAGAAGCTCGCAGAAGACCAAAGATTTCGTGTTGCACGAGACCAGGGAACCCACGAACCTTGAATCATTAGACTTCAAGAACAGATTTCACAACCAACACTCTCACTATGATCCATCAAGGTTCTCTACATGTGCATTCTATAAATTCAACTAGGAGGTGTTGGAAAAGCGGCATCTGTGTCCCTCATACTTGGTGAATCTTGACTCTCTAGCTGCCAAATGGATTAATTTATGCCCTCTGTTTGACAATCTCAAATGGTCTCCACTGCTGCACATTCAGAAAATGGTATACCCAGGGTTGGTGAGACAAGTTTATGCTAATCTGAGATTGATTGATGGTAGTCTTCACTCTTATGTGAAGCGTGTGCATATCACTCTGAACGCTGAGACCATCAGCTCTGCCCTTAGATACACGGATGAAGGACCGAGGGTATACATGACTGACAAATGGGATGCAAAAGTTGGGGTCACATACAAGCAAGCTCTTCAACATATTTGTGAAAATCTGTTTGGCCTAGACGGCACTATTCCTACCCACAAAGCTCTTGGACCAACCAACTCACTGCTGCACCGCATCATAACTCACATTCTGACCCCTCAAAGTGGTTCACATAACAGGGTAACTGTATCTGATTCTCTTATAATCTTTGCTCTTGTTACTTCATCTCCTATTTTATTTGGTTACCTTATGATTAGACACATGTGGAAGTCTGTAAAGAGTACCAAAAAGGCTAATTTACCTTATGGAATGTTTCTCACGTGTATTTTTGAGTACTTTAAGGTAGATTTAACAAATGAGAGTGTAGAAAATAAGGTATCAATGATCAAAGGAGGAGGAGCCACGAAGGGAACCAAAGGAAGGAAGTCCGTACCTTCGGATAGTGACTTTGAGAGTCGGCCTGAATCTTCCAAGGCAACCGAATCAATCAAGGAAATCCTCACTGAATTCTCAAACATGTCTGAGCTAATGGTACAATCCCATAAGGTGGCTCATAAGCTAGCCTATGAAAATGAAAGGGCTTGGATGAGATGCAAGGATAGAGTGAGTCTGATGCTACAAAGCTTTGAGGAGGTGTTGGGTGCTGCTAGTGACGAAGAGGCTGAGGAATCTGAGTTTTACCTATCTGATGATTAATCAAGTTTTTTTAGTATTTGATATTGGCATGTTTAGGCTCAATTTGATACTGTATTTGTCTGTTTAGATACTGCTGAACCTATAACTCTGTGCTACACTCTTGATATTTTGGacatattttgaatattttatttccTATGACATTTTCTGCAGGTGCCCCTTGATgccaaaagggggaagaaatgggctgaaaattgaaatcatgaaaacaaGGGATGAAATTCGTGTGGATTTATGATTATCCTTGTTATAAATTGTGTTTTGTTGATATAATACTTGTGATGCAACTGTCTTAATATTGTGGCCTGCTGGTTTTTAACATGTATACATTTGTGGAAGCAAATGatttattttggtaaatatGTTTGCTGATATTggattaggaatatttttgaTCATGTTGGTAAACATGATTGCTATTTTTGGAAGTTCCTTTAAAGCATTAATATGAAAATAAATCTTGAAAATTGCTATGTTTGAAATGATCATATCttagattaaaaaatttttcttaccATAATTACTATGTTCTGATTTGttgtttgaaaaatttttaacagATTAAAACAGCAATTTACTTTGATTAATTTGTGTATTTGAGTAGAAAATCAAATTATTGATaacaaatgagttttgattatcattcaattctgctcataaatcaagccaTTCAACATAACAAAATTATATATGTTGAATAACATTGTTGCCTTAAACTTGATAAAAATTGTTATAGGTATAAAgcttcccttggtaaaataGTATATGTTTAGGGGGGAGCTATGTGACAAttaaaaagggaaagaaattcAAATATTCAAAGGGAGTACTCTATAGtctaatctttaatttctttccatttcaattttaataatgtttgtcatcaagggagagattgatgagtttggaaaacactaatttaaattgatgatgatcaaacattattaacagcaaaattattaatctattttgatcaatatatgttaattaaaataatttttactgTGCAGTTTCCTTTATGGgtcaaatagaaaagaaaaaataaagcaaGCCCATTGGAATAATTTTCTTTCAGCATTGATGTTAAATTATTGAGATCATGGTggctaaaataatatttttgttaatgggGCCAACAATTGTGATACAAGCCCTATTGAAAGTATTGGTATGAGACCAAATATGCTTGGTccgaaaatgaaaagaaaagaaagaaaagattgCAATGCTTGCAACGGATACCTACTTTCATCACATGCTGTATTTCAAAATTCATTTAACTTGTATTAATTGTCTTGGAAACATGAGAGAGATTGTCATTGATATGATTGATGGCATTAAGGCTACACGCTACTTAGGGAAGAAAAAGCAactttttttcaattaatttgattaattcaTTTAATTACTTTTCTTCCAATTGTTTCTTCTCTctcattctttctttcttctctttcggTCATTACACAACAAACCATGGAAGCTAAGCCTAGCCACCGAAGAGAGGAAGATGCACGCTACAAGACCATCaaaatgatggcaagaaaaagcaaacaaAAAGTATGCTGTGGCTAAGATTCTCATTCACTTTTGGTAAGATTTTGTGATGAGATCTTGGCTTCTCCATACCAGAAATGGCTGAAGAATATTTCGGCCAGCAAGGAGAAGATCCTTGGAGGGATGACTTGTCTCTGATcttgctcaaccaccacaggaggtagctacagtggctacgtgatggaagaggcagagataGGAGTAGATGAAGttatcatcatcatgaagcatcaagggccagaagtTCATATTGGAGAGCAAGAAAAGATGAAgggctcggattgatgaagattgGTGACCAAGGAAtcactagaggtaattgcatgggTTATCTCTTATCTCTCTCTAGCCGAACTGGTTCTattttgaagaagaaggagattaGCTTGGTTTGTTTGGTTTCAACCTTGAAGACTTCTCCCTATAAGTAAGGGTGAACAGTCAGGGTTTGATTCAAGGAGAAAgtgtgagagtgcaaggcacagagttcttagagctacctgagctaacagattttcttctccttcaatgtattctgttttgtatttttctgtttaattttgtcatgtcttgagtctcatgaaaaaaggcaaacagtgaggtttgtataaaaaagccatagagcggaaaaaggcagagagtgaaaaattaaaagaaaaagccatagatgtccttagagttcctttgtacatctgtgttgtgtttcataaTTCTGTGGAAATcctcttgtaagttgggttagcactttacagttgAAGTTTGGCagtgaccaagtcaagttcaggatTGGGTTTAGACTTCTGGACTTGTTCCAGATAGGAAGGGTAGTTTCTAGGgagaattggtgtatgtaatcaaagttgattatagtgaaattccatcattgttgtgatggagactggatgtaggctgcactgcacttagcagctgaaccaggatatatatggatgtaattttctttctcttctactccatttttTGTTTCTGCTGTACAGGAGATAAAACCGCAAAATATCTCGTGTCAAGTGacgaaacaaaaagaaaagtctcgtagctagggacgagacaaaaatcaaataaatatctAGAAGTTGTTTCAAAGACCAGCAAGTATTCTAAAGtgaaaaaggggctaagattcaaccctcCTTCTTTTAGTCACTGAAACCATCAGACTTGTTGAGTCGTCATAGCTTTTGCAAAAATGTTAATTTGACATcgataataaaatattaaaagcggctcaaaaattattttctagtTTCTACATTTTTAGTCATCctataattttacaaaaatgGCTTCATCTTCGAACTGCTAGATAGAAACTCAGCCTAGATTAGCTTCTTACTTAACTATGATATTAATCTTTTTCTCCTATATTTAGGATACTACTTAACAAGACATGCGTTATCATAtcaaagtatcgtttttgttgaatcatgattttaatttataacAAAGTTAATTCAACCGTGTAACAAAATATTGAAAACAAATCATCCATTACTTGTTTTCATTGTTATGGATCCGGTAATCTTTTGAAACAACTACAACAACTTACTTTTCCAAGATTGATTCTTATAAATACCTCGCTACAACCTTAACAATTCTCATCAAACACATTAATACATACAttacaaacaaaccaaaaatcacATTTACACAAGACAatatgaaaacatgcaagattTCATTTTCTCCTATCACTATCTTAGGTTCATTATTATGCATTATGGGTTATGTATATGCTCATGATTCACCAAAAGACTATGTTGATGCACACAATGTAGCAAGATCAGAAGTGGGAGAACCAAGTTTGATTTGGGACGATTCTGTTGCAGCATATGCACAAAACTATGCCAATCAACGCCGAAAAGATTGCCAGCTGATCCATTCACATGGACCTTATGGAGAGAACCTTGCATGGAGTAGCAGTAATGAATTTTCAGGTGTAGATGGTGTGAAATTATGGGTAGACGAAAAGGCATACTTTGATTACATGTCAAACTCATGTTCTGATAACGAAATGTGTGGTCATTATACTCAAGTGGTTTGGAAAAACACATTGCGCGTTGGTTGTGCCAAAGTGATTTGCGACAATAATGGAGGCACTTTCATTATTTGTAACTATGATCCTCCTGGCAATTACATTGGACAGAGACCttactaaataaaaataaatatgtacttttttatttataatatatattatgtcGCTTATTTAATCATGGGTGGAGGGAGGAGTATTACTCATTGTTATATAATAGATCATTTGATTGTGATTACCCCCCTTTTCAATAATAGCTACTTTGTGCTCCTGCTTCTTATATTATTAATCTTAAGCTAAGGTTTAATTATTTCGTCGATCTCTATAATTTTATCgatttttaattatgtttttatatttttttaattaaatttttatactataTCAAATTTTGTAAGTATGTTTTtactataataaaaatattaaaattaataaaatattctgTTAAAATATACCGAATATTCAGCCAAGTGTTTGacatatatattttgtttaattgaATATTCCGTTAATTTCAGTATTTTATTACTATAGCTAgaaacttaattacaaaatctaATATAGTATAGAgactcaataaaaaatatatatataattaaaaatttaataaaattataaaaattaacagaataattatattaaacttaatattaattatattaaatatatactaaactcagctattaaaattaattattaatataaaatatatattaaaatataaatatatattaaaaataaattaaacaaaatatatatatttatacataaatatattgtaattgattttagtaattaatttagtgtataaaataatatttttatattaatatagtTGGTCAACAACGCACACAAAAGGATTACATTAAGTCAATAATACTAATATACCACGTTTATATTCAACCTATAtagtaatataatatttttttctataatgatttgaaaattattttctaaCTTGATATGAATTATACTTTGCCAAATCTCTTAATTTCTAGTAAAACCATTATATTTAGTGCTTATTGTATATACAGTGATATCATGATTACTTCTCAgtcaaaataatataaataaacaatTGATTCTATATATTAATTATCAACTAATGGTATTAGATCCGGTGTTATTAATTATCACATgatgaaattaaaaaagatatatcTGGTGATACATTGTAgccatttattattttaatgttcaatttataataaaaatttcaaatgaTAACCACTGATAACTAACTTTGAGAACTGTtattttaatctatattttattattttagtactTTGCTGCtgaatacataaataattatgaATGATAATTATGTGTACTTATAGTATGTTGTCATGTATCCTACTTTTTAGCCGTAGAGAGTATGATGCATGGTTTTTGAACCATTTTTACAGTGTGATGTATAAAAATTTGGTTTGGTTTTGATATATTCTAATCAAATTGGTTTAACAGGTATCCTTACCTCCCGCCAGATGAAAATATATTAACCAACATTGTTAATGTTCTAATTATTGTTCCCGGATTTTACACTCAAGTTGTTCCAGTATTAACTGAGGATGTAAAAATTCATTGGTTTCTGTCTTCAGCACCTGtggaattctttttttttcattttattttatttttctgctgaGTAGCAAATAGTGATTACAATTTTATTGGTTTGATGAAGAGTAAAGTTTACTGATTGCTATGCACTTTAATTGtttctgttttctttttctttttatttttttaatcttgcAGAAGAGTGCTAGTTCTTGAGAcataatgttttttattttattttttttactgagTAGACATTACTTCTTATGCAAATCTCTACCACTATGACCGTCCACAAGGTCTTGGGTTGAGATACAACAGATTATTGAACCGCCAAGTGGTAAGTATCACCCTTTTTTTTCTTAAGCAACAATTTTAATGGTATTTGTTACTTATGAATGCAAAAAATTTGGCACAGGAATGAATTTGCAGACTATGCAGAATTCTGTTTCTAAGACATTTGGGAGAGAGTGAAGAACTGGATAACATTCAATAAACCAAGAGTGGTAGCTACTTTGGCTATGACAATGGCTTCTTTGGCCCTAGAAGGTGCTCAAAGGAATATAGGATTAGCTCACAAAATGGATCACAAAATGCATCCGGAATGTTAAATTGATGGGTTGAAGTATATAGGATTAGATAAATTCAGTCTTGGGGTTATATGCATAATAGGTCACTGCTTGTCTGCTTATTCAAGAAAATAGTGTATTAGAAAGCTCATATTGGATTAAGGCACTGAACTTATTTGTGGAATAATGTCTATAGCATATTGGTGTGCATCAaaattattctcttcctattgGTATATGCAATTTCttctcttattttatattttgtctcaataataaaaatacaaatataaagGCACACATACAAtatgatttaaaattatatatgaattttgcaAGGTTTTATTAGGAAAATTAGAAAAGAACGAACAATGAGTTATTGAATAAACTTATAGCCACGCTTTAAAAAGGTGaaaataaccgaaaaataatTTCTATTGGCACGGTTATTAAGCGTAACAATAACTTTTTCTATCggcacgcttcaaaagcgtaGCCATATCTTCACTTATTGGCACGTTTTTGAAGGGTAGCCAAAGCCAAACTAATGgacacgctttaaaagcgtggcgacATGTCCACTTTTTGGCACACTTTTAAAGCGTAGTTATAGGTTAACACCTATGGTCACGCTTT
This sequence is a window from Arachis stenosperma cultivar V10309 chromosome 10, arast.V10309.gnm1.PFL2, whole genome shotgun sequence. Protein-coding genes within it:
- the LOC130956629 gene encoding uncharacterized protein LOC130956629, whose translation is MADKKSPQLSQDDLLARITELQAKVRRIAELSTQNNGESSKSSAQGATDPLNIIPPKKKLTLDNPFSEEITNYQMPKNFTLPTALEPYKGFGDPRAHVKKFQSMLFFNGPKNEPVLCRAFPTYLDGAALLWFSKLPEGSISSFEDLARSFIDYFAASRIYVHGSDYLSTIKQGQHESLKDNMTRFADATMEIQDLDPAVHLHALKAGLRPGKFRETIAITKPKMLEEFRERATGQMEIEELREAQKSDKQPHRRDEEKIFRSPGSRDTKKPSKPTSKYNTYTRFNTRRENIIREILNAKIIRPPARAGNYQDQRFADRTKHCAFHRKFGHTTDDCIVTKDLLKRLARQGLLDKYIETQKGRGGNSDRVEHKQAKADDKKERTTPDPPRGVINHISGGIHKRRRNKLGKEAKLQSDASNRRNHTTKEGQRTRRHNIL
- the LOC130956240 gene encoding pathogenesis-related protein 1-like, which encodes MKTCKISFSPITILGSLLCIMGYVYAHDSPKDYVDAHNVARSEVGEPSLIWDDSVAAYAQNYANQRRKDCQLIHSHGPYGENLAWSSSNEFSGVDGVKLWVDEKAYFDYMSNSCSDNEMCGHYTQVVWKNTLRVGCAKVICDNNGGTFIICNYDPPGNYIGQRPY